A window of Pelagicoccus enzymogenes contains these coding sequences:
- a CDS encoding DNA mismatch endonuclease Vsr gives MADKISKAKRSWLMSRVASKHTKPERLVRSLLHRLGYRFTVNGPKNKSLPGRPDIVFPSRKIALFVHGCFWHRHHGCKTATTPKSNTAYWNAKFARNVERDCQTEAALQQKGWQVIVVWECELKQLEQLAARLINTLPRVDSLNLPEDIDDSQLVAETQAVYASRLSKSR, from the coding sequence GTGGCCGACAAGATCTCTAAAGCGAAACGCTCCTGGCTGATGTCCCGCGTCGCCAGCAAGCATACCAAGCCCGAGCGGCTGGTGCGCAGCCTGCTCCACCGTCTCGGCTACCGCTTCACCGTCAACGGCCCCAAAAACAAAAGCCTGCCCGGCCGCCCCGACATCGTTTTCCCTTCCCGCAAGATCGCCCTCTTCGTACACGGCTGCTTCTGGCACCGCCACCACGGCTGCAAAACCGCCACCACTCCCAAAAGCAACACCGCCTACTGGAACGCCAAGTTCGCCCGCAACGTCGAACGGGACTGCCAAACCGAAGCCGCCCTCCAACAAAAAGGCTGGCAAGTCATCGTCGTTTGGGAATGCGAGCTCAAGCAGCTCGAGCAACTGGCGGCCCGCCTCATCAATACCCTCCCGCGCGTCGATTCCCTCAACCTCCCCGAGGACATCGACGATAGCCAGCTCGTGGCCGAAACCCAAGCCGTCTACGCCTCCCGCCTATCAAAGTCTCGCTAA
- a CDS encoding GAF domain-containing sensor histidine kinase — translation MIIAPLPNDESDRIAALKRYQILDTEAEELFDDISKIAAAICDVPIALISLIDEDRQWFKSKVGLEATETPREYAFCSHAILQPGELLIVPDASKDPRFCDNPLVTGAPDIRFYAGSPIVTNDRQALGTLCVIDSKSRQLTEAQAEALRHLSKQVCANLELRLARKKLELLNEAKNKFFSLIAHDLRSPINSILSIAELLVDPNSGLSPEDEEQFKKHLYASARVTSQTAENLLSLIQFEQGRFSFEPRSLSVRETLSACEDSISGSCKSKGIRILTSCNPDLVAWADSRLLQSIVQNLLSNAVKFSHLSGKILLNARSDGETVTITVQDFGQGIKPKALDLLFDYTSSYSTSGTAGEHGSGLGLALCKQFSQRLGGDLVLESEYGKGTTATLTIPAKE, via the coding sequence ATGATCATCGCACCTTTGCCCAACGACGAATCAGACCGCATCGCGGCCCTGAAACGGTACCAAATCCTGGATACCGAAGCGGAGGAATTGTTCGATGACATCTCAAAGATCGCCGCGGCCATCTGCGACGTGCCCATCGCTCTCATTAGCCTGATCGACGAAGACCGCCAGTGGTTCAAATCAAAGGTCGGACTGGAGGCTACGGAAACGCCCCGCGAGTACGCCTTCTGCTCCCACGCCATCCTCCAACCGGGGGAGCTGCTCATCGTTCCAGACGCTAGCAAGGACCCACGCTTTTGCGACAATCCACTCGTGACCGGCGCTCCCGACATACGCTTCTACGCCGGTTCTCCCATTGTCACCAACGACCGCCAGGCCCTCGGAACCCTCTGCGTTATCGACTCAAAATCGAGACAGCTCACGGAGGCTCAAGCCGAAGCCCTCCGCCACCTCTCCAAACAAGTCTGCGCCAACCTGGAGCTCCGACTCGCCCGCAAAAAGCTCGAGCTGCTGAACGAAGCCAAGAACAAGTTCTTCTCCCTCATCGCCCACGACCTGCGCTCGCCCATCAACTCCATCCTCTCCATCGCCGAACTACTGGTCGATCCGAACTCCGGACTGAGCCCAGAAGACGAGGAACAATTCAAAAAACACCTCTACGCCAGCGCCCGCGTCACTTCTCAAACCGCAGAAAACCTGCTGAGCCTCATCCAGTTCGAGCAAGGCCGCTTCAGCTTCGAACCGCGCTCCCTCTCTGTCCGAGAAACCCTCTCCGCGTGCGAAGACTCGATTTCCGGATCCTGCAAGTCCAAGGGGATTCGCATCCTCACCTCCTGCAACCCCGATCTCGTCGCCTGGGCCGACTCGCGCTTGCTGCAGTCGATCGTGCAAAACCTGCTTTCAAACGCTGTAAAGTTCTCCCACCTTTCCGGAAAAATCCTGCTCAACGCCCGCAGCGACGGAGAAACGGTCACCATCACTGTGCAAGACTTCGGACAAGGGATTAAGCCCAAAGCCCTCGACCTTCTCTTCGACTACACGTCCAGCTACAGCACCAGCGGGACCGCAGGCGAACACGGCTCCGGACTCGGACTCGCCCTTTGCAAACAGTTCTCTCAACGACTCGGCGGGGATCTCGTATTGGAATCCGAATACGGAAAAGGCACAACCGCCACCCTCACGATTCCAGCAAAAGAGTAA
- a CDS encoding fatty acid CoA ligase family protein codes for MTVVNVSRFLDEKAQTQSEVAALMVPRGRDSHGKIDYLRLSFRELAAEQNEWARRLRAKGIGKGSRVLLMVKPGLPLIAICFALFKIGAVPVVIDPGMGLKSFLNCVRRSQPEFLVGISLAVWVSRVFRKSFRSVRAKVKVGGPLDRVASGFAEEAAADTQRDDLAAVLFTSGSTGAPKGVCYEHGMFEAQVEAIRRQYQIEPGEVDLPMLPIFALFNPALGMTTVVPEINPSKPATVDPQKIVQAIQQCGVTNSFGSPALWAKIGVYCDSHDIELPSLKRILMAGAPVPPTLMKRFKRILTNGHVHSPYGATEVLPVSSVVDDEVLEIAAERSARGEGTCVGRILEGVEARILPLKDEAMEVGDLQRALPAGEIGEIVVTGPSVTKAYDQLPEATRLSKIVDGERVWHRIGDLGYIDADGRLWFCGRKVERVETVDGVFYTDRCEGVVNVHEKIFRSALIRYETDGQVVPALVLEPFAGMYPKSSDEEQALLREVRSLAAACEVTADIRHFFLHKGFPVDVRHNAKIHRLTLAKEFAGR; via the coding sequence ATGACGGTGGTCAACGTATCCCGCTTTCTGGACGAGAAGGCGCAGACGCAATCTGAAGTCGCCGCCTTGATGGTGCCGCGGGGCCGCGACAGCCACGGGAAAATCGACTACCTTCGCTTGAGCTTCCGCGAGCTGGCGGCCGAGCAGAACGAATGGGCGAGACGCTTACGCGCCAAGGGGATCGGCAAAGGATCTCGTGTGCTGCTGATGGTGAAGCCCGGCTTGCCGTTGATCGCGATCTGTTTTGCCCTTTTCAAGATAGGGGCCGTGCCGGTGGTGATCGATCCGGGCATGGGCTTGAAGAGCTTTCTTAACTGCGTGCGCCGCTCCCAGCCAGAGTTTTTGGTGGGTATCTCGCTAGCCGTTTGGGTTTCGCGTGTATTCAGAAAGTCGTTTCGCAGTGTGCGGGCAAAGGTGAAGGTAGGCGGCCCGCTCGATCGGGTGGCGAGCGGCTTTGCGGAAGAGGCGGCTGCTGATACCCAGCGCGACGACTTGGCGGCGGTGCTGTTCACCTCCGGCTCGACGGGCGCTCCCAAAGGCGTTTGCTACGAGCACGGCATGTTCGAAGCTCAGGTAGAGGCCATTCGCCGGCAGTACCAAATCGAACCGGGAGAGGTTGACCTTCCCATGCTGCCGATTTTCGCGCTCTTCAACCCAGCTTTAGGCATGACCACGGTGGTGCCAGAGATCAACCCCAGTAAGCCGGCTACCGTCGACCCGCAGAAGATCGTGCAAGCCATCCAGCAATGCGGGGTTACGAACTCGTTTGGCTCGCCGGCGCTTTGGGCTAAGATTGGCGTGTATTGCGATTCCCATGACATCGAGCTTCCCAGCTTGAAGCGAATTTTGATGGCGGGGGCTCCGGTGCCCCCGACTTTGATGAAACGGTTTAAGCGCATCTTGACGAACGGGCACGTACACTCTCCGTATGGCGCGACTGAGGTGTTACCAGTTTCCTCGGTGGTGGACGACGAGGTGCTCGAAATCGCAGCGGAACGCTCGGCTCGGGGAGAGGGAACGTGCGTGGGAAGAATCTTGGAAGGCGTGGAGGCGCGGATTCTCCCGTTGAAGGACGAGGCCATGGAGGTAGGCGACTTGCAGCGAGCGCTTCCTGCGGGCGAAATTGGAGAGATCGTGGTGACGGGGCCGAGCGTGACCAAGGCCTACGACCAGTTGCCGGAAGCGACGCGTCTTTCCAAGATCGTCGATGGCGAGCGGGTTTGGCATCGTATCGGAGATCTTGGATACATCGACGCGGATGGACGTTTGTGGTTCTGCGGCCGCAAGGTGGAACGGGTGGAAACGGTGGATGGCGTCTTCTACACGGACCGATGCGAAGGCGTGGTGAATGTGCATGAGAAGATCTTTCGCTCTGCCTTGATTCGCTACGAGACCGACGGGCAGGTGGTTCCGGCTCTGGTGCTGGAGCCTTTTGCGGGAATGTATCCAAAGTCTAGTGACGAAGAGCAGGCCTTGCTAAGGGAGGTTCGCTCTCTAGCTGCGGCATGTGAAGTGACGGCTGATATCCGCCATTTCTTCTTGCACAAAGGGTTTCCGGTGGACGTGCGGCACAATGCGAAGATCCACCGCCTGACCTTGGCTAAGGAGTTCGCGGGCAGGTAG
- a CDS encoding ribonuclease D, translating into MDEDGFIYVDKQIDLEKLCDHLAGETEVALDSEADNLHHFETKLCLLQLRFDKTIYLLDVTADLDLERFWKILSGLHLIMHGSDFDLRLFEEFCQFEANSLFDSMLASQLLGIKRIGLAALLEENFGVKIPKDSQKSDWSQRPLTPKMLKYAATDVLYLHELRDKLMARIRELGRESWLEQRCNNQIRIAKSGFPRNDENSWRISRSDRLDERGQAAVYELWHWRQNLAKRLDRPPFKVLGNDYIIALAEGVSEGNWEFVFEGLPQGIQRRARQGLKDALKQGASRDVETLPQRPPRPERRAPLSQQELDRQDTVKAFRDKLSKELAIDPTLIATRSQVAQVARDPDDLSGFLPWQQELLGPCLEDLKAQP; encoded by the coding sequence ATGGACGAAGACGGATTTATCTACGTAGACAAGCAGATCGACTTGGAAAAGCTGTGCGACCATCTCGCTGGCGAAACGGAGGTCGCCCTCGATAGCGAGGCGGACAACCTGCATCACTTCGAGACCAAGCTCTGCCTGCTGCAGCTGCGTTTCGACAAAACGATCTACCTGCTGGACGTCACGGCAGACCTCGATCTGGAGCGTTTTTGGAAGATCCTGTCCGGGCTGCATTTGATCATGCACGGCAGCGATTTCGACCTGCGCCTCTTCGAGGAGTTTTGCCAGTTCGAGGCCAATAGTCTCTTCGACTCCATGCTCGCCTCCCAGTTGCTCGGCATCAAGCGGATCGGGCTGGCGGCGCTGCTGGAGGAAAATTTCGGGGTGAAAATTCCCAAGGACAGCCAAAAGAGCGACTGGTCGCAGCGACCCTTGACGCCGAAAATGCTCAAGTACGCCGCGACGGACGTGCTCTACTTGCACGAGCTGCGCGACAAGCTGATGGCTCGTATTCGCGAGCTTGGACGGGAGTCGTGGTTGGAGCAGCGTTGCAACAACCAGATCCGCATCGCCAAGAGCGGCTTCCCGCGCAACGACGAGAACTCTTGGCGCATCTCCAGGTCGGACCGATTGGACGAGCGCGGGCAGGCGGCGGTCTACGAACTGTGGCACTGGCGCCAAAACTTGGCCAAGCGCTTGGATCGCCCGCCCTTCAAGGTGCTTGGCAACGACTATATCATTGCTTTGGCAGAAGGCGTCTCCGAAGGAAACTGGGAGTTCGTCTTCGAGGGGCTTCCGCAGGGGATCCAGCGCCGCGCTCGCCAAGGCTTGAAGGATGCGCTCAAGCAAGGCGCCTCGCGGGACGTGGAAACCTTGCCGCAACGTCCGCCGCGCCCGGAACGTCGGGCGCCGCTTTCGCAGCAGGAGCTGGATCGGCAGGACACGGTGAAGGCCTTTCGCGACAAGCTTTCGAAGGAACTTGCCATTGACCCGACTTTGATTGCGACGCGCAGCCAAGTGGCTCAAGTGGCGCGGGATCCTGACGACCTGAGCGGCTTCCTGCCGTGGCAGCAAGAATTGCTCGGACCTTGCCTCGAGGATCTGAAGGCGCAGCCGTAG
- a CDS encoding histone deacetylase family protein, whose protein sequence is MLIFSDERCIAYESPGHPECPARVKETAALLRARHPQWEWPTFEAAVEADLLRAHSVAHLERLQVAEHFDSDTAYYNGIYEIASLACGASLAAMMAALEGQKAFSLMRPPGHHAEREQAMGFCYLNHAAICARAALANGVSRVAVWDFDAHHGNGTEALLWGVAGALYVSAHQVPCYPGTGTVSRGNCRNYPVAPECDPAEHLKTLQESWREVLSFEPELVLVSAGFDAYEHDPITQMSLRMNDFKILGQWMAASKTPTMALLEGGYSEDLPELVDAFLVGWND, encoded by the coding sequence ATGCTGATCTTTTCCGACGAGCGTTGCATCGCCTACGAGTCTCCCGGACATCCCGAATGTCCCGCTCGCGTGAAGGAGACGGCGGCCTTGTTGCGGGCCCGTCACCCGCAATGGGAATGGCCGACCTTCGAGGCGGCCGTGGAGGCGGACTTGTTGAGAGCCCACTCGGTCGCCCATCTGGAGCGTTTGCAGGTGGCGGAGCATTTTGACTCGGATACGGCCTACTATAACGGGATTTACGAGATCGCCAGCCTTGCCTGCGGAGCGTCGTTGGCGGCGATGATGGCGGCCTTGGAGGGGCAAAAGGCCTTTTCCTTGATGCGTCCGCCGGGGCACCACGCGGAACGCGAGCAGGCGATGGGGTTCTGTTATCTCAACCACGCCGCGATTTGCGCTCGGGCGGCTTTGGCCAACGGTGTTTCGCGGGTGGCGGTTTGGGATTTTGACGCGCATCATGGCAACGGTACCGAGGCGCTTCTGTGGGGAGTGGCGGGAGCCTTGTACGTATCGGCCCACCAAGTGCCTTGCTATCCCGGAACGGGTACGGTTTCCCGGGGAAATTGCCGCAATTATCCGGTGGCTCCGGAGTGCGATCCGGCGGAGCACCTGAAGACCTTGCAGGAATCTTGGCGGGAGGTCCTGAGTTTTGAGCCAGAACTCGTTCTTGTATCCGCGGGCTTCGATGCCTATGAACACGACCCTATTACCCAGATGAGTTTGCGCATGAACGATTTCAAGATCCTTGGCCAATGGATGGCGGCGAGCAAAACGCCGACCATGGCCTTGCTTGAAGGCGGCTACAGCGAAGATCTGCCGGAGTTGGTGGACGCGTTTCTCGTGGGTTGGAACGACTGA
- a CDS encoding assimilatory sulfite reductase (NADPH) flavoprotein subunit, whose protein sequence is MSNTPIQIIPADAPFAPEQAAALNSVLGSANAQQAAWLKGFFAGLVAGEQGFGQGAGVPAAAGGSAPLTILFGSESGNAEGLADRVKDSASAEGFKCKVVDMADAKLADLAKAENLLVLVSTWGEGEPPSRASDFYDAIMAEKAVKLDGVNFSVLGLGDSSYTQFNQMAKEFDKRLEELGGTRIYDRVECDVEFEAPYSGWANGAIAKLKEIAKPAAGAATIAFPSGPAVAAPMAPAYSKSNPFQAEMLTSINLNGTGSAKETIHAEISLEGSGLTYEPGDALGVIPENADDLVEEFLEAAKLKARENVSFKDDLSVPFGEVLRKHLDLRTINTVILKKYAKACDHKDLLKMAEDRDAVKDWAWGRDIVDLVKEYPSSLRAGDWVSLLRPLSPRLYSIASAISAHPNEVHLTVGAVRYEAFGRKKKGVCSTFIADSWKEGTKAGIYFHSNKNFKLPADPSTPIIMVGPGTGIAPFRAFVEERAATGAKGENWLFFGDQRYTYDFLYQTEWQDYLKKGVLTKLDLAFSRDQPEKIYVQDRMRENGAELWEWLDKGAYFYVCGDASRMAKDVNQALIDIVQEHGKKSEEDAIAYVKQMTKERRYGRDVY, encoded by the coding sequence ATGAGCAACACGCCTATTCAAATCATTCCTGCCGACGCTCCTTTTGCTCCGGAGCAGGCAGCTGCGCTGAACTCGGTTCTCGGCTCGGCAAATGCCCAGCAAGCCGCCTGGCTCAAGGGCTTTTTCGCCGGACTCGTCGCTGGCGAGCAAGGTTTCGGCCAAGGCGCGGGCGTTCCCGCAGCCGCGGGCGGTTCCGCTCCCTTGACGATTCTCTTTGGCTCCGAGTCGGGCAATGCCGAAGGGCTCGCCGACCGCGTGAAGGATTCCGCTTCCGCGGAAGGCTTCAAGTGCAAGGTCGTCGACATGGCCGACGCTAAGCTGGCGGATTTGGCCAAGGCGGAAAACCTGCTGGTGCTGGTCAGCACTTGGGGCGAAGGCGAGCCGCCGTCCCGCGCTTCCGATTTTTACGATGCGATCATGGCCGAGAAGGCTGTGAAGCTCGACGGGGTGAACTTCTCCGTGCTCGGTCTCGGCGACAGCTCCTACACGCAATTCAACCAGATGGCCAAGGAGTTCGACAAGCGACTCGAAGAGCTCGGCGGTACCCGCATCTACGACCGCGTGGAGTGCGACGTGGAGTTCGAAGCTCCCTACAGTGGTTGGGCGAACGGCGCTATCGCCAAGCTCAAGGAAATCGCCAAGCCGGCGGCCGGAGCAGCTACGATCGCGTTTCCGAGCGGACCTGCGGTGGCGGCTCCCATGGCTCCGGCCTACAGCAAGTCGAATCCGTTCCAGGCCGAGATGCTCACCAGCATCAACCTCAACGGAACGGGCTCAGCCAAGGAAACCATCCACGCGGAAATCTCTCTCGAAGGCTCGGGCCTCACCTACGAGCCGGGCGACGCTCTGGGAGTGATTCCAGAAAACGCAGACGACCTGGTGGAGGAGTTCCTGGAAGCGGCCAAGCTCAAGGCTCGCGAAAACGTTTCCTTCAAGGACGACCTCTCGGTGCCCTTCGGCGAAGTGCTGCGCAAGCACTTGGACCTGCGTACGATCAATACGGTCATCCTCAAGAAGTACGCCAAGGCCTGCGATCACAAGGACCTGCTCAAGATGGCGGAGGATCGCGATGCGGTGAAAGACTGGGCTTGGGGCCGCGACATCGTGGACTTGGTCAAGGAATACCCGTCCTCGCTGCGCGCCGGAGACTGGGTCTCCTTGCTGCGTCCGCTCTCGCCGCGCTTGTACTCCATCGCTTCCGCCATCTCGGCTCACCCGAACGAAGTGCACCTCACGGTAGGAGCGGTTCGCTACGAAGCCTTCGGCCGCAAGAAGAAGGGCGTGTGCTCGACCTTTATCGCCGACAGTTGGAAGGAAGGGACCAAGGCCGGTATCTATTTCCACAGCAACAAGAACTTCAAGCTCCCCGCCGATCCCAGCACGCCGATCATCATGGTGGGCCCCGGCACCGGTATCGCTCCCTTCCGCGCCTTCGTGGAAGAGCGCGCGGCGACGGGAGCCAAGGGAGAAAACTGGCTCTTCTTCGGCGACCAGCGCTACACCTACGACTTCCTCTACCAGACCGAGTGGCAGGACTATCTCAAGAAGGGAGTGCTCACCAAGCTGGACCTCGCTTTCAGCCGCGACCAACCCGAAAAGATTTACGTCCAGGATCGCATGCGCGAAAACGGGGCGGAGCTCTGGGAATGGCTCGACAAGGGCGCTTACTTCTACGTGTGCGGCGACGCATCCCGTATGGCCAAGGACGTCAACCAAGCTCTCATCGACATCGTGCAGGAGCACGGCAAGAAGAGCGAAGAAGACGCCATCGCCTACGTGAAGCAGATGACCAAGGAACGCCGCTACGGCCGCGACGTTTACTAG
- a CDS encoding amino acid permease, producing the protein MEKPAQKFGTFGGVFVPNVLTILGVILFLRSGWVVGNAGLLGAIAMLCIANLVTFISALSLSAIATNTKAQGGGAYFLVSRSLGLEFGGAIGMPLYLAQAISVAFYVVGFTESVQYLFPDLDARAFSLITLGAITVVAWIGASVAVKAQYLILATLAVSLASFFVGFQISDGWEARSEPAYIEGQSFWSVFAIFFPAVTGIMSGVSMSGDLKDPTKSIPRGTLWAVGATFVVYLMQLVWLSLGASREDLIENALVMKTISVAPPLVIAGLWAATLSSALASLVAAPRTMQALAKDRVMPRFLAKGHGPSKEPRIALVLSAGISVICVWVGDLNLIAPLISMFFLATYGAVNLVAALESWTSNPTYRPTFKVHWLVSLVGAIACFGIMLLLNPLATVAAVALIVTAYTVLARRSYRTAWGDMRSGFWFAVARMGLLKLYSSRQHQRNWRPAILMLMSNLKENSQLLRFGRYLEANKGVLFLSHIIIGDWKNSLERQKALTRQMDERILEERMSAFSKVVVAKDFEQGVTSLLQGSGLGNLQPNTLMIEWGSGWLRDHDFPSTVHQALEMETNLLVYSKAKEPDSHLYSVIDVWWSARANGSMMITLAHLMQSNRAWQEARIRILRIIRDEEGRAAAEAGMAELLKDSRIEVEPVIVVSKDPPLESIARESARSAVTFVGVSVRTLEEKAGPLSSYAPLVDSIQGHLFLTKNWHDLEL; encoded by the coding sequence ATGGAAAAGCCAGCTCAGAAATTCGGGACTTTTGGTGGGGTGTTCGTGCCGAACGTGCTCACCATCCTCGGCGTCATCCTCTTCCTGCGCTCCGGTTGGGTCGTGGGTAACGCGGGCCTCTTGGGGGCGATCGCCATGCTTTGTATCGCCAACTTGGTGACGTTTATCTCGGCTTTGTCGTTGTCGGCGATCGCCACCAACACCAAGGCCCAGGGGGGCGGGGCGTACTTTCTGGTTTCCCGTAGCCTGGGACTAGAGTTTGGCGGGGCGATCGGGATGCCGCTCTATTTGGCCCAAGCGATTTCGGTGGCGTTTTACGTGGTCGGCTTCACGGAGTCGGTGCAGTACCTGTTCCCGGACCTCGACGCTCGCGCCTTTTCTTTGATCACTTTGGGAGCGATCACAGTGGTGGCATGGATCGGGGCCAGCGTGGCGGTGAAGGCCCAGTACCTGATCTTGGCTACGCTGGCGGTTTCGTTGGCTTCCTTCTTCGTGGGCTTCCAGATCAGCGACGGCTGGGAAGCCCGCTCGGAGCCCGCCTACATCGAGGGGCAGTCCTTCTGGAGCGTGTTCGCCATCTTCTTTCCCGCCGTCACGGGCATCATGTCTGGAGTGAGCATGTCGGGAGACTTGAAGGATCCGACGAAGTCGATTCCGAGGGGGACGCTTTGGGCGGTAGGGGCGACCTTTGTGGTCTACTTGATGCAGCTGGTGTGGCTGAGCCTAGGGGCGAGCCGAGAGGATTTGATCGAGAACGCCTTGGTTATGAAGACCATTTCGGTGGCGCCTCCCCTAGTGATTGCCGGGCTATGGGCGGCCACGCTTTCGTCGGCCCTGGCGAGCCTGGTGGCAGCTCCTCGCACCATGCAGGCCTTGGCCAAGGACCGTGTGATGCCCCGTTTTCTGGCGAAGGGGCACGGTCCCTCGAAGGAGCCGCGCATCGCCTTGGTGCTGAGCGCCGGGATCAGCGTGATATGCGTGTGGGTGGGCGACTTGAACCTCATCGCGCCGCTCATCTCCATGTTTTTCCTCGCGACTTACGGAGCGGTGAACCTGGTGGCGGCCCTGGAGAGCTGGACCAGCAATCCGACCTACCGTCCCACCTTCAAGGTGCATTGGCTGGTTTCGCTGGTGGGAGCTATCGCCTGTTTTGGCATCATGCTCTTGCTCAATCCGCTGGCCACGGTGGCGGCGGTGGCCCTCATCGTGACCGCCTACACGGTGTTGGCCCGGCGTTCCTATCGCACGGCTTGGGGGGATATGCGCAGCGGTTTCTGGTTCGCGGTGGCGCGCATGGGCTTGCTCAAGCTCTACTCCTCCCGCCAGCACCAGCGCAACTGGCGTCCAGCCATCCTCATGCTCATGAGCAACTTGAAGGAGAACAGCCAGCTGCTGCGCTTCGGCCGTTACCTCGAAGCCAACAAGGGGGTGCTCTTCCTTTCCCACATCATCATCGGCGACTGGAAGAACTCGCTCGAGCGGCAGAAGGCTCTCACCCGCCAGATGGACGAACGCATTTTGGAAGAGCGCATGTCGGCTTTCTCCAAGGTCGTGGTGGCCAAGGACTTCGAGCAAGGCGTCACCTCTCTGCTGCAAGGCTCGGGGCTCGGCAACTTGCAGCCCAACACGCTGATGATCGAGTGGGGCAGCGGTTGGCTGCGCGACCATGACTTTCCCAGCACCGTGCACCAAGCTCTCGAGATGGAGACCAACCTGCTCGTTTACTCCAAGGCCAAGGAGCCCGATTCGCACCTGTACTCGGTGATCGACGTCTGGTGGTCGGCTCGGGCCAACGGCTCCATGATGATCACCTTGGCCCACCTGATGCAGAGCAATCGGGCTTGGCAGGAAGCCCGCATCCGCATCCTGCGCATCATCCGCGACGAGGAAGGACGGGCGGCGGCGGAAGCCGGCATGGCGGAGCTGCTCAAGGATTCGCGTATCGAGGTGGAGCCGGTGATCGTAGTCTCCAAGGATCCTCCCTTGGAGTCGATCGCCCGGGAGAGCGCCCGTTCCGCGGTCACCTTCGTAGGCGTTTCGGTGCGTACCTTGGAAGAGAAGGCTGGCCCCTTGTCCAGCTACGCGCCCTTGGTGGACAGCATCCAGGGACACCTGTTTTTGACCAAGAACTGGCACGACTTGGAGTTGTAG